The Treponema primitia ZAS-1 genome window below encodes:
- a CDS encoding S1C family serine protease, with amino-acid sequence MRRIILISLLFAGSGSLLLTCVSAARAERRLAPVRSTGELRLNDIQQYVSEEPVRTIHLIGMYRTVYGNAMEEEILSLENQAIQNLKEAQTLAIREKRWEDAASLARSLTTQKISVESTGIEPDLLLADAKDRLSAGNDLPAFLSAVRSHDLKPLETPDALIFLERAVAVKQRRAAAFFLSIIEKQRGTAPEELRQFALGQDSAGDMIKGVVTVLVNRGFRIQRGAGSADWVLGSAFFVDSSGLMITNYHVIASEVDPTYEGYSRMYIRLGDSSSPRIPAKVIGWDKAMDLALIKAEIKPEYVFSLVDWVIPQVGDTVYAIGSPAGLEKTVTRGIVSALGRRLLQIGDVIQIDAAVNHGNSGGPVVDMEGRLVGIVFAGVEQFDGLNFAVPAERLAAALPAMIAGGKAQRPWLGFTISETTKGAEIIYVAPFTPAAEHQIPEGLLITSINDEIVDVPQGALIPALQDQLFSGRPGELVALTSSDGVRRVLMTVPRPDVPLAEAAKKDSRERMAAPLFGLILAPSMNRGLAASYLVKKVVRGSIADAAGLSEQDPVSIRSFRLEESDGYALLDINVKKRRMGYLETYMRLPAPLDSPDTL; translated from the coding sequence ATGAGAAGGATTATTCTTATTTCCCTGCTTTTCGCCGGATCCGGATCCTTGCTGCTTACCTGCGTCTCCGCAGCCCGGGCGGAAAGGCGGCTCGCCCCGGTGCGATCCACCGGGGAACTGCGGCTTAATGATATCCAGCAGTATGTCTCGGAGGAACCGGTCCGGACCATCCATCTTATCGGTATGTACCGTACTGTTTATGGCAATGCCATGGAAGAAGAGATCCTATCCCTGGAAAATCAGGCCATACAAAATCTCAAGGAAGCCCAGACCCTGGCGATACGTGAAAAACGCTGGGAAGACGCTGCATCCCTGGCCCGTTCCCTGACTACCCAGAAGATTTCCGTGGAGAGTACCGGCATAGAACCGGACCTGCTCCTGGCGGATGCTAAGGATCGTCTATCCGCCGGAAACGACCTGCCGGCCTTCCTGAGCGCAGTCCGATCCCACGATTTAAAGCCCCTGGAAACACCGGACGCCCTGATCTTTCTGGAACGGGCGGTGGCGGTAAAACAGCGCCGGGCCGCGGCCTTTTTCCTCTCTATCATTGAGAAACAGAGGGGGACCGCGCCGGAGGAGCTGCGCCAGTTTGCCCTGGGCCAGGATAGCGCCGGAGATATGATCAAAGGGGTGGTTACGGTTCTGGTAAATCGGGGCTTTCGGATTCAGCGGGGCGCAGGTTCCGCTGACTGGGTCCTGGGCTCCGCCTTCTTTGTAGACTCCTCGGGGTTGATGATCACCAATTACCACGTTATCGCCAGCGAGGTGGACCCCACCTACGAAGGATATTCGCGGATGTATATACGCCTGGGGGATTCCTCCAGCCCCCGGATCCCCGCCAAGGTTATCGGCTGGGACAAGGCCATGGATCTGGCGTTGATCAAAGCGGAAATAAAACCGGAGTACGTCTTTTCCCTGGTGGACTGGGTCATCCCCCAGGTGGGCGATACGGTTTACGCCATCGGTTCCCCCGCGGGGCTGGAAAAAACCGTAACCCGGGGCATTGTTTCCGCCCTGGGACGGCGGCTCCTCCAAATCGGTGATGTGATACAGATCGACGCGGCGGTAAACCACGGCAACTCCGGCGGTCCCGTGGTGGACATGGAGGGCCGTCTGGTGGGCATCGTCTTTGCCGGGGTAGAACAGTTCGACGGCCTAAACTTCGCCGTTCCCGCTGAACGGCTGGCCGCGGCCCTGCCTGCGATGATCGCCGGCGGCAAAGCCCAGCGGCCCTGGCTGGGCTTTACTATTAGTGAAACGACCAAGGGGGCGGAGATCATCTACGTGGCCCCCTTTACCCCCGCGGCGGAACACCAGATTCCCGAGGGGCTCCTAATCACCAGTATCAATGACGAAATAGTGGACGTTCCCCAGGGCGCCTTAATCCCCGCCCTGCAGGACCAGCTCTTTTCAGGGCGGCCCGGAGAACTGGTTGCCCTGACCAGCTCCGATGGTGTCCGCCGGGTCCTTATGACTGTCCCGCGGCCGGATGTCCCCCTGGCGGAGGCTGCCAAAAAAGACAGCCGGGAACGCATGGCCGCGCCCCTTTTCGGTCTCATCCTCGCTCCTTCCATGAACCGGGGGCTTGCCGCCTCGTACCTGGTGAAAAAAGTAGTCCGGGGTTCCATCGCCGATGCGGCTGGGCTTTCTGAGCAAGATCCCGTATCTATCCGGAGTTTCCGCCTGGAGGAAAGCGACGGTTACGCCCTGCTGGATATCAATGTTAAAAAACGCCGTATGGGCTACCTGGAAACGTATATGCGTCTCCCGGCCCCGCTGGATTCCCCGGACACTTTGTAA